From the genome of Dermacentor andersoni chromosome 3, qqDerAnde1_hic_scaffold, whole genome shotgun sequence:
agaccccccagcgacattctggcactagcccgatgacgaaagcactccttatcataatttatgtcactagtactcaactactcgtattaaaaagataatttcattagattataagacggaagaaaatgctacttgtctacttctattcgattcgaagaaaaaaataacattttgacgctATACCTTgaatagtatgggtgatcgaaaggtttcgttttcgctcgactccgcgcgcgctttggagtttcagttgtttcttcatcgcgtcgtgctgtggtggtcctgctggctcgcgaaacttgcatttggaacaagcagggagaatgccacgtccatgtgatgtcctgggatgcgcgaacggtccgcggaacttggccacggccagttgcagcggcgaatccaatgttacttatcactgtgtgccaacgactgaacctctccgttcgaagtggttaagtgccgtacctctgccacagcgcgctgacAAAGAGCCGAGAagtcacgtagtgtgctcgctgcactttcctccagaggattacgagttcaacgccgacttactgaagtcgcgtgaagtgcctttcaaagcaggccgtcgtcgtagtagtacgcaacgacgccggcagcgcgagccctcaataGCAGGTCACGTTcgtcagtgcttaaatcgctgaactcgagcccagcgtcgcgagctaatgtgtcgttgtcagggtcatccattgcaacaagCGTCGAAGTTGGCTTGCACAAACGCCAGCCTCTAAGTCTAGACTTAAATCCGAATGTTGTCCTATTGTAATCTAAAATAAGACTGGACTTTCCGGCCATCATGTTTCGCTTGCACGAACTGACGAGACTGAACTATAGTCCGGACTTATTGAAGACGTTAGGTACTTTTAGTACCTGGGTGGGAAATTTTGCCGTCGACAGGGAATGAGATGGGGAATGGGCCGGAAGTTGGTTGCGGCGGCGACAGGCGTTCGCGCTGTCCAATAGTTGGCCGCGATTCGATGTCAACATCCGGCCGCACTCCCGCGCTTGTCACCCCTGCAGAAGCAGCCGAACCAGCTCCAAACGTTGACGGTACGCGCGTGTTTTCAAGCATGTCGTCGCAACCGCCCGCCAAGCGACTCAAGAGCCATCACTGgagcgaagaagaaaaaatagattTGGTCCGTATCATAAGCGAGAAAACCACTGCCTTATTTAGTAAGTTCAACGTTTATGGAGTGATAAAAGTGGCGGTTGACGTAGGCTTCTTCATGCTCTCCAGGAGCCTGTATCCGCACATGCGTGCCGTCAATTGCACCCACGACGCGCGGAAAGCCAGCGACAGCGTAGAAGCAGCCTTGGACTCCCCGCACCTGTCTAGGCGACGGCCAACTGGAAAGAAAACGAAGGTGGTCACCTTTAGATTCACGCCGATGTCATGCGCGGTCTTGCACACAATGACACACGCACATATTCAGGGAGGCACACGTATATAGTGTTAATCTCGTGCTGACCATCACACAGCTACGCACGACGTCGGCttgaaagaacaaaatgacgaactGCTCACTTGAGGCTGGAAACGTTATTCACGGAGAGGTACCTTCGCGGTACGTGCAATCAGTTAGCTTCGTTGCAGTCGAGTAGGTGCAAACATTCGAGACATCGTCAGCTGATGTTCTGGCAGCGCAGCTTGTTCAAATTTAAAGTTCGACGAAGCGGGAACGCGGCCACACGTTACATCACATTAGCGAGATCAACAGAGCCTAGTTCCACCGATGAttcgacgtactggcggacgcggccaatgcgctccgacgcgcccggcgtctaacgctCGCCCTCTACGCACGTAGGCATTTTGCAGCACTAAATTCCTAacgcgacacgcgctcctacgttccgcaaagcacaTGCGTGCGGCGTATTTATCGTTATGACGCAGTACTAAAGCTGTCTACTAAAACAGGCAGTAGAAAATAAATGGTTGGAGAGAGGCTTACCTGATCCAATGTCTGCGGCGACGGACGAGGGCGAGAGCAACCCGGCGTACCGTGCGGCTTGCGGTCGATTCGTGGGCGCCGATCACATCTCCGGCAGTAATCAAGAAGCATCCGGAGGCAAAAAATTTCAGTGCCAGCATCACCTGCAGCTCGGCGTTCAAAGCACCACTCCCACACGTCGGGTGCTCGATCTCGGAGCGAAGGAACTCGACAAAAAATACTATGCCGTCCCGCCCGAAGCGTACGCGCCGCTGCAGCTCCTCCTCGCTGAAGGCGTCCAGCGGATTTGTCCTGTCGCGAAACACACGTCCGCGGCGCAGCAAGTGCTCGGAGAGCATCTCGAGGCGGGCCAACCGCAGGGCAGCCATGTTGGAAAATACTGAATAAGTTTTGGATAAGCCAGCTCGAAGTCTCTTTTCAATCTTAATTTGGTGTCTTGTTTCCGTCTAGTCTCTTTCGTGCAAGCGACTTATCGGCTAGGGAAGATTAAGCCTCAAATGAGATTCGAATGAGCCTGAATATAAGAATAAGACCGGACTAAAGAGTTTTGTGCAAGCGggcagcttatcgtcgtgcgctttcccttccgctagccaccacagttccgctttcgcgctgctgtcggctctgtcttggctctgtttctggccgcgcgcttgcgttttgtgcagaaaagccgtagcgccgtctgcgggagtcgttttactcaccgagggcgcaacgtcactatgagaccatgacgtcaatactcctcgatcggaaggcgggtgatttgaactgcgctagaggtacgcggacgcttcagaacgcattttctcttaaaataagtctctttttcgcacgaaacaagcgtttcgaggcttctgggattgtatttcaacagtccacattgGCTTAACATTAACCTTTAATATCCCTTTAACGCTGTGCCGCTGCGGGAAGTCTCCCGCTAGTGTGAGCGCGCCTTAACACcgttaaggctaaaccccattagcgcgattttgtgcgcgacagcgacgagcgacgggttcgcgcgacggatcgggccgtcgcttgaacagatcgctcggtcttgtcgcgcgatcgctcggttttgcaaatctagaattcgtcgctcgtcgcccggaagtgctatgagcgactagccaatagcgcaaagccggaactggatgtacataactccagtacttcctattgtcgcacggaacgagcaaacgattgaatttttatacgtgcaaggataagaacccactgcaagactttcaggaatagttatgctgctttttacagtaaaatacatcaacttaagttaataaagcacgcgtcacgctagtttcggcgcctatattgctgccctcataccggcaacactggggagacgtcgctcgaagtcatcgctcgcatggggtgcaacttgtaggcgacgagcgaacgcgacagccatctccatcgcgtcgcttgtcgctgtcgcgtgcaagatcgcttgcatggggtttatactttaagtagctcgtgtcgcagaaaacccggGTGCAATGTCAAAAACATTTTCGGGCCACATATATCGCTTCACCTCACTTCCGAATCATGGTTCAAAAAAAAAGGTTATTGGTCAATACACACTAGAGAAGAAGACACCCAGACCTatatacccaggccttccatatgGTGCAAGCCCTTAACTGAacaaattgaatttctcaagctaaaatacgtagaaaaatcgtacacaacgacttgcacacaacttaTAAATATGATAGctgtcggactgtaatttgactacaggagaaaacataattctgttacgcaaaaactcaaacaaaccctttCATATATACAAACCAGCCGCGGCATTTACAGACTGGTCGCGGCATCCGCCATTTTGTGCGCGCCGTTGCGatgggtgtcttgggggccacggagcggcgcgcccggtttcttgtattaactccagctggcgctcgcctccgccgcatcgcggcccacgcaggaGGCCGTCGTTTTACGTGGTTTTAccgcaaagctcgccttcgtgcttaGCGTTCGCGGCAAGCATTTCCAGGCAAACATtaggttacatacgctccagttgctgggaagcgtgagttgctgcagtcagggatctttgaatgctatcgcgttccactcttaaagtcgaagcttaagcgtcctccaattttttttctttgtgacgttTATATCCGATGGAAATTCTGCGATGGTTGGATTGGATGGAtaaatcaataaatgaaatggCAGGTTGGGCGGACGGCTACTTACCTACCCTACAATGAAAATGAGGACACCGCGGTGTCGCCTTCCCGTGACGTCACGTTTTGAGTTTCGCCCCGTGAGTGCTGCCATGGTGAAGGAACCGACTCGTTGCTAGCAACAACTATTGCGACGCCAGACGCGGTCGTGCGAGTAATAACTGCAGCTTGCAGACTGCATGGGTCCCCAACCTCATGCGCAGTCAGCCTATTAGGCCTCATCGTATAGCAGCGCGGCTCTGCTATACGGTATGACTGTTTATACAAAATGATCAGTCGCGCGTCCGTTACGTACCTGGCTCTTTGCTAGCGGGAATTGTAATGCACATAATAAACAGGTCAATAGTTAGCGAACATTTACCGGATGTTCGTACAAGCAAGCTCAAGCCGTGTTTCGGATCTGCCCCGCGCACGGTGCAGTGACTCCGGCACTAGGCTCCGTCTAGCGTACGCAAAAAGACACAATTCCGTTGGGCACGTATAAATATAAGACGGACGTCTTAGTGCGCCCAAGGAACACCGGCAGCGGCGGTACCGCGCTTGCCCAATTCGCAAACTACCTCCTAGGTTCAGTTATATTAGGCGCTTGCCGCGCGCTCTCT
Proteins encoded in this window:
- the LOC126544857 gene encoding putative nuclease HARBI1, with amino-acid sequence MAALRLARLEMLSEHLLRRGRVFRDRTNPLDAFSEEELQRRVRFGRDGIVFFVEFLRSEIEHPTCGSGALNAELQVMLALKFFASGCFLITAGDVIGAHESTASRTVRRVALALVRRRRHWISWPSPRQVRGVQGCFYAVAGFPRVVGAIDGTHVRIQAPGEHEEAYVNRHFYHSINVELTK